Proteins from a single region of Sandaracinaceae bacterium:
- the prmC gene encoding peptide chain release factor N(5)-glutamine methyltransferase: MSADTWTIQQLLTWCTEDFRKRGLDSPRLDAELLVAHALGVDRVRLYLDFERPLDAEERKLVRELVERRRRREPVAYILGERAFYGRMFRVRPDVLIPRPDSETLIERALALLPADAATHVLDVGAGSGCLGLTLAAERPALQVTLADISPSALEVTRDNAEQLAVTERVNLVRSDLFASVPVPDGGFRLIVSNPPYIPSADVDALMPDVLRFEPRLALDGGRDGLDLVRRLAQGARERLQPEGALLIEIGVGQAEDGMALLREAGFVGVVTHRDLGRIPRVIEGRRAAA, translated from the coding sequence TTGTCCGCGGACACCTGGACCATCCAGCAGCTGCTGACGTGGTGCACCGAGGACTTCCGCAAGCGGGGCCTCGACAGCCCGCGGCTGGACGCCGAGCTGCTGGTCGCGCACGCGCTAGGCGTCGACCGCGTGCGGCTGTACCTGGACTTCGAGCGGCCGCTGGACGCGGAAGAGCGCAAGCTGGTGCGTGAGCTCGTAGAGCGTCGCCGCCGACGCGAGCCGGTGGCGTACATCCTGGGGGAGCGCGCGTTCTACGGGCGGATGTTCCGCGTCCGCCCCGACGTGCTCATCCCCCGGCCCGACTCGGAGACGCTGATCGAGCGGGCGCTCGCGCTGCTGCCTGCCGACGCAGCCACCCACGTGCTGGACGTGGGCGCGGGCAGCGGCTGCCTCGGTCTGACCCTCGCTGCCGAGCGCCCCGCGCTGCAGGTCACGCTCGCCGACATCTCCCCGAGCGCCCTCGAGGTGACCCGGGACAACGCGGAGCAGCTGGCTGTGACCGAGAGGGTGAACCTCGTGCGCTCCGACCTGTTCGCGTCGGTGCCCGTGCCGGACGGGGGCTTCCGGCTCATCGTCTCGAACCCGCCGTACATCCCGTCGGCCGACGTGGACGCGCTGATGCCCGACGTGCTCCGGTTCGAGCCGCGCCTGGCCCTGGACGGAGGGCGCGATGGACTCGATCTCGTCCGCCGGCTGGCGCAGGGGGCACGCGAGCGTCTGCAGCCAGAAGGCGCGCTGCTGATCGAGATCGGCGTGGGTCAGGCAGAGGACGGGATGGCGCTGCTGCGCGAGGCGGGCTTCGTCGGGGTGGTCACGCACCGCGACCTCGGGCGGATTCCACGCGTCATCGAGGGGCGTCGCGCCGCAGCGTGA
- a CDS encoding sulfotransferase, producing MQDQLIFLLSAPRSGSTLLQRMIGGHSQIYTHPEPHLISPLAHLGFYDNIDKAPFDHINAAEALKSFVAELPRGEDDYLDALRAYTDIMYGRMLAPTGQSRFLDKTPANSLVWPFLTKLYPRAKYLVLTRHPLAVFSSFANSFFDGDWQAAYEFNPIVERYVGALGHMLRERPVPLFHARYEDLVKQPALSLERMFAYCGLPHEEGAEEYGKGPEMKKGMGDPIGVGQHDRAVTSSIGKWTQELRGDAKKLELARRMLDRCDPADLAEWGFDEASLWAPYEQETGTQAPKRTLNSYTFQRRVMLALKKDIDTRPHGKLVRRVKYYCDVLLRE from the coding sequence GTGCAAGACCAGCTCATCTTCCTGCTCTCTGCTCCCCGCTCCGGGTCCACGCTGCTGCAGCGCATGATCGGCGGGCACTCGCAGATCTACACGCACCCCGAGCCGCACCTCATCTCGCCGCTCGCGCACCTGGGCTTCTACGACAACATCGACAAGGCCCCCTTCGACCACATCAACGCGGCCGAAGCGCTCAAGTCCTTCGTGGCGGAGCTGCCGCGCGGCGAAGACGACTACCTGGACGCCCTGCGCGCCTACACGGACATCATGTACGGCCGCATGCTGGCGCCCACGGGTCAGTCCCGCTTCCTCGACAAGACCCCCGCCAACTCGCTGGTGTGGCCCTTCCTCACCAAGCTCTACCCACGCGCCAAGTACCTCGTGCTCACGCGCCATCCGCTGGCGGTCTTCTCGAGCTTCGCCAACAGCTTCTTCGACGGCGACTGGCAGGCCGCGTACGAGTTCAACCCCATCGTAGAGCGCTACGTCGGCGCGCTCGGGCACATGCTGCGGGAGCGCCCCGTGCCACTCTTCCACGCGCGCTACGAAGACCTCGTGAAGCAGCCGGCGCTCTCCCTCGAGCGCATGTTCGCCTATTGCGGCCTCCCGCACGAGGAAGGCGCCGAGGAGTATGGCAAGGGGCCCGAAATGAAGAAGGGCATGGGTGACCCCATCGGGGTCGGTCAGCACGACCGGGCCGTCACCAGCTCCATCGGCAAGTGGACACAGGAGCTGCGCGGGGACGCGAAGAAGCTCGAACTGGCGCGCCGCATGCTAGACCGCTGCGACCCGGCCGACCTGGCCGAGTGGGGCTTCGACGAGGCCTCGCTGTGGGCCCCGTACGAGCAGGAGACGGGCACGCAGGCCCCCAAGCGCACGCTCAACAGCTACACGTTCCAGCGGCGCGTCATGCTGGCGCTCAAGAAGGACATCGACACCCGCCCGCACGGGAAGCTGGTGCGCCGCGTGAAGTACTACTGCGACGTGCTGCTGCGCGAGTGA
- a CDS encoding class I SAM-dependent methyltransferase, with protein MSRSRGPAPTERELIAEAERAFLQHGTEAHYEDAAYYHRTYQHRKVDVRWYTEYCAERGGSVLELGCGTGRITLPLARGGLSVTGVDTMPSMLAEAEARSAKLPRAARERVTLMQADLRSMRLGRRFDTVIAPFNVLMHLYHPEELAATLARVDEHLNPDGRFVFDVLLPDPALLARNPERVYKGRAVRHPNGKRYAYHESFDYDPVAQVLAITIDLQNVDDPRDTVVQLLTHRQYFPQELKAVLAHAGFEAEARYGDFEGEPLNAYAESQVWVVRRAAG; from the coding sequence ATGAGCCGCAGCCGAGGGCCCGCGCCCACCGAGCGTGAGCTGATCGCCGAGGCCGAGCGCGCCTTCCTGCAGCACGGCACGGAGGCGCACTACGAAGACGCGGCCTACTACCACCGCACCTACCAGCACCGGAAGGTCGACGTGCGCTGGTACACAGAGTACTGCGCCGAGCGCGGGGGGAGCGTGCTGGAGCTGGGCTGTGGCACCGGGCGCATCACGCTTCCGCTCGCGCGCGGGGGGCTGTCCGTGACTGGCGTGGACACCATGCCGAGCATGCTGGCCGAGGCGGAGGCGCGCAGCGCGAAGCTCCCGCGCGCGGCGCGCGAGCGAGTCACGCTGATGCAGGCTGACCTGCGCAGCATGCGCCTCGGGCGCCGCTTCGACACCGTCATCGCCCCGTTCAACGTGCTGATGCACCTCTACCATCCCGAGGAGCTGGCGGCGACGCTCGCGCGCGTGGACGAGCACCTGAACCCCGACGGGCGCTTCGTGTTCGACGTGCTGCTGCCAGACCCAGCGCTGCTCGCGCGCAACCCCGAGCGCGTCTACAAGGGGCGGGCCGTGCGGCACCCCAACGGCAAGCGCTACGCGTATCACGAGAGCTTCGACTACGACCCGGTGGCGCAGGTGCTCGCCATCACCATCGACCTCCAGAACGTGGACGACCCGCGCGACACCGTGGTGCAGCTGCTCACGCACCGGCAGTACTTCCCGCAAGAGCTGAAGGCCGTGCTGGCTCACGCCGGGTTCGAGGCCGAGGCGCGCTACGGGGACTTCGAGGGCGAGCCGCTCAACGCGTACGCCGAGAGTCAGGTGTGGGTCGTGCGCCGCGCAGCGGGGTAG
- a CDS encoding HAD hydrolase family protein → MSPRTPRDDAFGADDLRPLTELPAADRAALCGLAFDIDDTVTAHGKLQPEAFDAMWRLHRAGVRLVAVTGRPLGWAAVVARQWPVDVAVGENGAGWFAGSVGRPAGSPAQGFFDGEEDRAEQRTLLASILAQVRATLPHVPLANDQGGRLCDLAFDVGEEAQLGAEDRAALVALIERAGARAVVSSVHAHAVPGDWNKAVGVVRAVAHILGEDITTRRERWAFVGDSGNDVEAFAYFPVSVGVANVREQLPLACAPRYVTRAARAAGFAELADVILAARPG, encoded by the coding sequence ATGTCGCCCCGTACCCCTCGGGACGACGCTTTCGGCGCGGACGACCTACGCCCCCTGACCGAGCTGCCCGCGGCGGACCGGGCTGCGCTGTGCGGCCTGGCGTTCGACATCGACGACACCGTCACCGCCCATGGCAAGCTCCAGCCCGAGGCGTTCGACGCGATGTGGCGCCTGCACCGCGCGGGGGTGCGCCTGGTCGCCGTCACGGGTCGGCCCCTGGGCTGGGCGGCGGTGGTGGCGCGGCAGTGGCCCGTGGACGTGGCCGTGGGTGAGAACGGCGCGGGCTGGTTCGCGGGATCCGTGGGGCGTCCTGCAGGGTCGCCAGCGCAGGGCTTCTTCGACGGTGAGGAGGACCGCGCCGAGCAGCGCACCTTGCTGGCCAGCATCCTCGCGCAAGTGCGCGCGACCCTGCCCCACGTGCCTCTGGCGAACGACCAAGGGGGCCGTCTGTGCGACCTGGCGTTCGACGTGGGCGAGGAGGCCCAGCTGGGCGCGGAGGACCGGGCGGCCCTGGTGGCGCTGATCGAGCGCGCTGGCGCACGCGCCGTGGTGTCCAGCGTGCACGCCCACGCGGTCCCGGGCGACTGGAACAAGGCCGTGGGCGTCGTACGCGCGGTGGCGCACATCCTGGGCGAGGACATCACCACGCGACGTGAGCGGTGGGCGTTCGTCGGGGACAGCGGCAACGACGTCGAGGCCTTCGCGTACTTCCCGGTCTCCGTGGGCGTCGCCAACGTCCGTGAGCAGCTGCCGCTTGCCTGCGCACCCCGCTACGTCACCCGCGCAGCGCGCGCTGCGGGCTTCGCGGAGCTGGCCGACGTCATCCTCGCCGCCCGTCCGGGCTGA
- a CDS encoding class I SAM-dependent rRNA methyltransferase, with protein MGEVVLAKGRVRPVWAGHPWVFAQAVKTLRGAPAPGDPVRVLDDSGRFLGSGFWSPASALVVRIASRTDGEALDQGWLARRIDAAATLRRSLGFPSTRDTGYRLINAEGDSLPGLIVDVYGDTATVLFGTIGMWRLAEDVYAHVQRVTGAKRVIALAADRKAHEEFTQAHELVRGEESDALRFVERGLSIEIPNTITQKTGYYFDQREQRARVEQLALGRDVLDAFAFIGSFGLAAARGGARSVLSVDSSVAASTAGVAVSKALGFSDRHEFLTRDAKQALPELARAGRRFGLVVVDPPKLVPSARHLERGREAYRKLNQNALALVQPGGILVSCSCSAAMRAEDFLRTLSTAAADVGRSLSLLHLGQQAPDHPVPPAFSEGMYLKTAFLSVS; from the coding sequence GTGGGTGAGGTGGTGCTCGCCAAAGGGCGCGTGCGGCCCGTGTGGGCGGGGCACCCGTGGGTCTTCGCGCAAGCGGTGAAAACCCTGCGCGGCGCACCGGCTCCGGGTGACCCTGTGCGCGTGCTGGACGACAGCGGGCGCTTTCTCGGGAGCGGCTTCTGGTCGCCAGCCAGCGCGCTGGTGGTGCGCATCGCGAGCCGGACGGATGGCGAGGCCCTCGACCAGGGCTGGCTCGCCCGACGCATCGACGCCGCTGCGACCCTGCGGCGCTCGCTCGGCTTCCCCAGCACCCGCGACACGGGCTATCGCCTGATCAATGCCGAGGGAGACTCGCTGCCGGGGCTCATCGTGGACGTGTACGGCGACACCGCGACGGTGCTCTTCGGCACCATCGGCATGTGGCGGCTGGCGGAGGACGTGTACGCGCACGTGCAACGCGTGACGGGCGCCAAACGCGTGATCGCGCTCGCGGCGGACCGCAAGGCGCACGAGGAATTCACGCAAGCGCACGAGCTGGTGCGCGGCGAGGAGTCCGACGCGCTGCGCTTCGTCGAGCGGGGCCTGTCCATCGAGATCCCCAACACCATCACCCAGAAGACCGGCTACTACTTCGACCAGCGCGAGCAGCGGGCGCGCGTGGAGCAGCTAGCCCTGGGGCGCGACGTGCTGGACGCCTTTGCGTTCATCGGATCGTTCGGCCTGGCGGCGGCGCGTGGGGGTGCCCGCTCCGTGCTCAGCGTGGACAGCTCGGTGGCGGCGAGCACGGCGGGGGTGGCGGTCAGCAAGGCCCTGGGCTTCTCGGACCGGCACGAGTTCCTCACCCGCGACGCCAAGCAGGCCCTACCCGAGCTCGCGCGCGCGGGGCGCCGCTTCGGCCTCGTCGTGGTCGACCCGCCCAAGCTCGTCCCGAGCGCGCGGCACCTCGAGCGCGGGCGGGAGGCGTACCGCAAGCTCAACCAGAACGCGCTGGCCCTGGTGCAGCCGGGCGGCATCCTGGTGAGCTGCTCGTGCTCCGCGGCGATGCGCGCCGAGGACTTCCTGCGCACGTTGAGCACCGCGGCGGCCGACGTGGGGCGGAGCCTCTCGCTGCTGCACCTGGGACAGCAGGCCCCGGACCACCCCGTGCCGCCGGCGTTCTCCGAGGGCATGTACCTGAAGACCGCCTTCCTCTCGGTGTCGTGA
- a CDS encoding twin-arginine translocase TatA/TatE family subunit, translating to MPNLGMGELIVILIIVMLVFGASRLPQLGEGVGKAIRNLKRGLAADDDIDVTPAATPADKQVKAASSARTAAEEVRDAEVVER from the coding sequence ATGCCAAACCTCGGAATGGGCGAGCTCATCGTCATCTTGATCATCGTCATGCTGGTGTTCGGCGCGAGCCGTCTGCCGCAGCTGGGCGAGGGCGTGGGCAAGGCGATTCGCAACCTGAAGCGCGGCCTCGCCGCGGACGACGACATCGACGTGACGCCCGCCGCGACGCCGGCCGACAAGCAGGTCAAGGCCGCCTCCAGCGCGCGCACGGCCGCCGAAGAAGTGCGCGACGCCGAAGTCGTCGAGCGCTGA
- a CDS encoding nucleotidyltransferase family protein, protein MARHARPHGDPRLPVAGGLAAERGAAGTLVESVAGGRRSHHAALGAWAVREVAAFHLARVAAAAAEAQLPLMVLKGMWLQAYAYENADDRPFADLDLLIPREALGRMHGLLSALGYGLSIHSPGDVARLYTSADGFQLDVHYELFPDGLFRLRGRDVLRRGRTAERLAIPSLLVPEPYDGLAHLVGHFAKGRHGPRDGKLLRDFEELARASQLDPDRAARHLVAGGLRRAAQYALQFGVGGSFAARALAALPPDPVGRRVVNALGTPTPNDRVPRVADRFFAFALDHDLPSGARACVRRGVGLLRDGGPSRLLSPLIGASRAARVGGALGGGTPRGAG, encoded by the coding sequence ATGGCGCGCCACGCGCGTCCGCACGGCGATCCGCGCCTACCCGTTGCGGGGGGCCTCGCTGCGGAGCGTGGCGCTGCGGGAACCCTCGTGGAGTCGGTCGCGGGCGGTCGTCGTTCTCACCACGCCGCCCTCGGCGCGTGGGCGGTCCGTGAGGTGGCAGCGTTCCACCTCGCGCGGGTGGCGGCCGCGGCCGCCGAGGCACAGCTCCCGCTGATGGTGCTGAAGGGGATGTGGCTCCAGGCGTACGCGTACGAGAACGCCGACGACCGGCCCTTCGCGGACCTGGACCTGCTGATCCCCCGGGAGGCGCTGGGACGGATGCACGGTCTCTTGTCTGCGCTCGGATATGGGCTCTCCATCCACTCGCCGGGGGATGTCGCAAGGCTCTATACGTCCGCTGACGGCTTCCAGCTGGACGTCCATTACGAGCTCTTCCCCGACGGGCTCTTCAGGCTTCGCGGGCGTGACGTGCTTCGTCGCGGGCGGACGGCGGAGCGCCTCGCGATCCCAAGTCTCCTGGTGCCCGAGCCCTACGATGGGCTGGCGCATCTGGTGGGTCACTTTGCCAAGGGGCGCCATGGCCCGCGTGACGGGAAGCTGCTGCGCGACTTCGAGGAGCTCGCGCGCGCGTCGCAGCTGGACCCGGACCGGGCGGCCCGACACCTCGTCGCCGGCGGGCTGCGGCGGGCAGCCCAGTATGCGCTTCAGTTCGGCGTCGGGGGGTCGTTCGCCGCGCGCGCGCTGGCCGCCCTCCCTCCCGATCCCGTGGGACGGCGCGTGGTGAACGCCCTCGGCACTCCGACCCCCAACGACCGGGTGCCCCGAGTCGCCGACAGGTTCTTCGCGTTCGCTTTGGATCACGACCTGCCGAGCGGCGCGCGCGCGTGTGTCCGGCGCGGTGTGGGGCTGCTACGAGATGGTGGACCCAGCCGCCTGTTGTCGCCGCTCATCGGTGCCAGCCGAGCCGCGCGCGTTGGTGGCGCGCTTGGGGGCGGTACGCCTCGGGGCGCCGGATGA
- a CDS encoding NDP-sugar synthase, translating to MSGFVPITQAVVLGAGLGTRLRPMTNHLPKPGVPLLQRPVAAHAIDHLARAGVRTVAVNTHYLAPALEELLPHHLPDGVRLRFSREESLLGTGGGIRAAWGKLNPREPLIVMNGDIVFQPDLLAAIGTHDAHDALATMVVRAHPEAQRLGAIDTDAAGRVVRLLGTPAGRDVANEWMFTGVHVLSPAVFELLPPEGCVIRRGYRGWVDEGLRVYAVPSAAPFRDVGTHAEYLGAHLDALDVDAGVAQVHPEAQVHPSAVLTRSFVGAGARVGAGVVLRECVVWPGTLVTDSAERAIIGPFGVLAVR from the coding sequence ATGAGCGGTTTCGTCCCCATCACCCAGGCCGTGGTGCTGGGCGCGGGTCTCGGTACACGCCTGCGCCCGATGACGAACCATCTGCCCAAGCCCGGCGTACCGCTGCTGCAGCGTCCCGTGGCTGCCCACGCCATCGACCACCTCGCCCGCGCTGGCGTGCGGACCGTCGCCGTCAACACCCACTACCTCGCACCGGCCCTCGAGGAGCTGCTGCCGCACCACCTCCCGGATGGCGTCCGGCTGCGGTTCTCTCGCGAAGAGTCGCTGCTGGGGACTGGCGGTGGCATCCGAGCCGCGTGGGGCAAGCTGAACCCTCGCGAACCGCTGATCGTGATGAACGGCGACATCGTGTTCCAACCCGATCTCCTGGCCGCCATCGGCACCCACGACGCGCACGACGCGCTTGCCACCATGGTGGTGCGTGCCCACCCCGAGGCCCAGCGCCTGGGGGCCATCGACACCGACGCGGCGGGGCGGGTCGTCCGGCTCCTGGGGACACCCGCCGGGCGCGACGTGGCCAACGAGTGGATGTTCACCGGGGTGCACGTGCTCTCTCCCGCGGTCTTCGAGCTCCTCCCACCAGAGGGCTGTGTCATCCGGCGTGGCTATCGGGGCTGGGTGGATGAAGGGCTACGGGTGTACGCCGTCCCGAGCGCCGCGCCTTTCCGGGACGTGGGAACGCACGCCGAGTACCTCGGTGCCCACCTGGACGCGTTGGACGTCGACGCGGGCGTGGCGCAGGTACATCCCGAGGCGCAGGTCCACCCGAGCGCGGTGCTCACGCGCTCGTTCGTGGGCGCGGGGGCCCGTGTCGGCGCGGGGGTGGTCCTCCGCGAGTGCGTCGTGTGGCCAGGAACGCTCGTCACGGACAGCGCGGAGCGCGCGATCATCGGGCCGTTCGGTGTCCTGGCGGTGCGCTGA